In Streptomyces sp. TLI_146, the genomic stretch AGAAGTACTCTGGGACGCATGAATATACGTACACGGGGGTACGACCACCCGGACGCCGTGAAGCTCGACGACCAGGTCCAGCTCGAATACATCGAGCGCTACACGGACGAGGGCGACGCCACCCCGCTGGACGCCTCCATGTTCGTACCGCCCAACGGGCTCTATCTGATCGCGTACGACGAGGACGAGCGCCCGGTCGCCACCGGCGGCTGGCGCACCCAGGACAAGAACGACCAGGGCTACTCGGACGGCGACGCCGAGCTGAAGCGCATGTACGTGATCCCGCAGGCGCGGGGCCTGGGCCTCGCCCGCCGCATCCTCGCGCTCCTGGAGGACGACGCCCGCGCCGCGGGCCGCACCCGCATGGTCCTGGAGACCGGCGACCAGCAGCCGGAGGCGATCGCCCTCTACGCCTCCAGCGGCTACTCCCCCTGCGAGAAGTTCGGCCACTACCGCTTCCACGACAACAGCATCTGCTACGCGAAACCCCTGGTGCCGTGACGTCCCCGAACGGCTTGTCATGAGCCCATCTCCCGGCAGCGGTTAGGCTGCTGAGCGCACGCGCACCGCACGGGGGATCTTGCATGAGTGACGACAAACTGCCCGAACCTTCCCAACTGCCGCTCTCGCCGGACGAGCTGAAGCGGCACCACTCCGAGTGGGCCGCCGGTGTCACCAAGGCCCCGCCCGCCGACAGCTATGTGGACCCGCTCACCCCGGTCTTCCCGCAGCCGGGCCCGCCGCTCACCGGCTCGCCCCTCCTCAAGCCGCCGCTCCAGGGCCCGTCCCTCCAGGGACCGCCGCTCGGAGGGTCGCCCTTCCTCAAGCCGCCGGTCCAGGGCCCGCCGCAGGACGCGCTGCGCATCGCGCCCGGCGTGCTCACCGCGGCGGCGGGCCGCGCGGACGAGATCCACACGGACTTCACCAAGCCCGCGGCCGCGCTGGAGGACCCGGCGCAGAAGGCGTCGGCGGCGATGGACGGCTGGGAGTCGGCCAAGGCCATCCGCACGGCCGGCACGCAGTGGGAGAAGCAGGCCGGCACCGTGGCCGGCTGGCTGGCCCGTATCTCCGAGAGCCTGCGCGTGGGAGCCCGGGACTACCACGCGACGGACCACGCCGTGGACGAGTCGCTCCGGGGCATCGCGCCGCGGCGTTCGAAGCTGGAGGGGCTGTAATGCCGTCGTTCTACCGGGAGATCCTGGACACCGACCTCGGCCCGCTCCAGAAGCTCGCCGACCAGTGGCGCACCACGCACACGGACCTGGCCAAGCTGCCCAAGCGGGTCCACGACGACGTGCTCACCCCGCTGCGCGACAAGGGCTACTGGGAGGGCGCGGCCGCCCCGTACGCCTGGCGGATGATCGACGACGTCGAGCGCCAGATCGAGGCGGCCGCCAAGGTCGCCCAGGCGGCGGTCGGTGTCCTGGACGACGCGCTCGGCGAACTCAAGGCCGTGCAGAAGGACCTCAAGGACGCCGTCCGGCGCGCCCTGGAGAGGGGTCTGTACATCGACAAGGACGGCGCCGTCTCGCCCGACATGGTCCACGGCGTCTGCAAGGTGGTCGAGAAGGGTTCGGCGGACGCGAAGGCCATCGAGGACGCCCAGCGGGAGATCGTCGAGATCGTGAAGCGGGGCATCGTCGCCGACCGGAACCTGGCGTTCTCCCTCATGTCGGACATCGGGCTCGGCGACTGGTTCAACACCGCCCCGCGGCACAACAACATCGACACCACCAACACGATCGACCAGGCCGACTACAACGCCCTCGACCTCGCGATGCAGGGCAAGGACCCGTACCCGTCCCGCCAGGGCGACGACCCGTACTCCCTCGGTGTGGACTGGGTCACCGGCAGCGGGCCGCGCGACCGCGAGTACCACGAGGGCGACCGGATGACCGAGCTGATCAAGTCCAGCGTCAGCATGGAGCAGCTCCGGGCGGACACCCTGGCCAACTGGCGCAAGGACGGCAACGACGAGGGCACCGTCAGCTACTCCATCTCCAAGGGCGGAAAGGCCGCGGCCTTCGGGAAGCTCCTCTTCACCGACCTGCCGGCGATCGCCACCGGCGACGAGGACCACCTGGGCGAGGCCTTCGTCGGCTCGTACTCCCTCGACTACTCGGTCAAGGGCCAGGACCCCGACGGCTCCCTCGTCGTCGAGTACACGCTCAACAACAAGACCAGCAACGAATCGTTCCTCCACTACGTCGGCTACTACGACTGGCTGAAGAAGATGAACCGCGACGACGGCATCTTCTCCACCGTCGGACAGCGGATGACGTGGACCGAACGCATCCCGGCAGCAGGGAAGTAAGCACCGTGCCCCACCGTTCCCGACGCGCCCTCGGGGCCGTCGCCGCCCTCGCGCTCCTCACCGCCCCGCTCACCGCGTGCGGTTCGGACGCGCTGGAGCGCTGCGTCCCGGTCGCCGCCGAGTCCGCCACCCCCGGCGAACTCATCGGCCGTTACGAGGGCGCGCACGAGGCCGACGGGGTGCGCCTGACGCTGTCCCCGGGCGGTGCCATGCGGGCGGAGAAGTGGCCCACCGGCGACTACCACCGCGCGAAGCTGGGCAAGACGTTCGACGGCTCCGGCACCTGGGAGATCGAGTCGGCCACGGCGTCCACGGGCCGCGCGCTGCTGCGGCTGCACTTCACCAAGCCGACCCTGTTCCTCCAGGGCGACACCCTCGACAAGCTCACCATCGGCATCGACGCCACCCGCACGGACCTCTACCAGGACACCGACCCCGACATCTGCCCGGACTTCCGCCTCCGCCGCCACAAGCCCTGACGGACGGGCTCCTGCCGGACGGGCCCGGGCGACCGGGCCCGAACGGGCCGTCCGGGCACATGAGAAGAGCCCCTGCCGGATTTCTCCGACAGGGGCTCTTCCCTGTTGTTGTGGACCTGAGGGGATTCGAACCCCTGACCCCCTCGATGCGAACGAGGTGCGCTACCGGACTGCGCCACAGGCCCTTGCAACGGGTGAAACATTAGCACCCCGACGGGGGTGCTTGGAAATCCGGTCCCCGCTGGTCAGCGAGACGGGCGTCACTCGTTGGCCGCGCGGGGGCGGTCGTCGTCCGCGTACTGGTCGAAGAGCGGGGTCCGGCGGCCGCTCTGCGACGTGCGCCGACGCGGCGCCGGAGGGGCCACAGCCGTCGGGTCCGCGGTGGAGGAGCGGGCCGAGGACCAGGTGTCCGGGGCGCCCAGGTCGATGCTGCCGGTGGCGCGCGGGGCGACCGGGGCCGTCACATACGTCGGGAGCGGCACCGGGACCGGCTCCCAGCTGTCGCCGCGCTCGGGGCCGCGCTCGCGCTGCTGGTCGACCCACTCGGCGTGGTCGGTCTGCTCGACCAGGGCGCGCCGGTCGGCCTCCTGCGGGGAGACGACGGGCTCGGGCTCGGGGGCCGGATGCGCCTCCGGCTCGTCCTCGGTCTCCGCGACGGGGGCCGGCTGGCGGCGCGGCTGGCGCTCGCGCAGCCGGGCGGCGGCCGCCTCGGCGCGGCGCCGGTCCATGACGAACGCGAACCGTCGCCGCTCCCGCGCCCGCAGATGCACGATGTACGCGCTGAGCAGTACGGCGGGGACCGCGGGCGCCCACAGGAAGGCGAGGCCGCCCACCGCCGCCACGACCGTGCCCAGCGTGAAGGCGAGGAAGAGGATCACCGTCGTACGGCGGCGGCGCGCCAGGACCGCGCTGCGCCGGGCGCGCCGGGCACGCTCGGCGGCGTCCGCGGAACGGCCGTCACGCCGGCGCCCGTCGCCCTGCCGCGCGCCCCCGGGTCGCTCGTCACCACGGCGCTCGCCACCGCGGCGCTCCTCGGAACGGGACGGCTCAGGACGGGACTGCTCGGAATGCGACTGCTCGGGACGCGACTCGTCGCGGTGCGGGTCCTCGGGGCGGGCCCCCTGGGGGCGCGGCTCCTCGCGCCCGCCCGGCCGCTGTGCCCCGGCACCCGTGGGGTGCTGTCGGGGCACGGCGAAGTCCCGGACGTCGACGCCCTTGGCGGGGTCCCCGAGGGACTCCGTGGGCGCGTCCGGGTCGGCGTCGGCGGCGGGGTCGCCGGAACCTCGCTGCCTCAGCTCCTTGGCGTACCGGCGCTCCATGGCCGACCGTCCGGACAGCAGCCGGATGGCGGTGCTGAAGCGTTCCGTCGGACGGGCCTCGTTGAGCTCGTCCTGCCTGCGGAGCCACATCGGCACCAAGTAGGCGGCCCAGGCCCCGACGATGACTGCGTAAATGAGGCCGCTGCTGCTCACACCCCACACGGTAGAGGGACGGGCACGAGGGGATACGCCAATTGAGCCGGTGTGTCGCACGATCTGGCTGATATCACTGGCTTTTTTTGTGATTCTTCAGATCGGTTCACGGTCATACGGGGACCGAATTCGAACGTTTATTTCATTTTTCGTGGTGGGCCCGGCGTGCCTGCTTCCACCTGTGCAGCAGCCCCTCGGGCACCTCCTCCGCCGTCAGCGCGTACACCAGGTGGTCCCGCCATCCGCCGTCGATGTGGAGATAGCGCGGGCGCAGCCCCTCCTCGCGGAATCCGAGTTTCTCCACCACCCGCCGGCTCGGCCCGTTCTCGGGGCGAATGCAGACCTCCATGCGGTGCAGTCCGACCGTACGGAAGCAGTAGTCGGTGGCGAGCGCCACGGCCGTCGGCATGACGCCCCGGCCCGCCACGTCCCGGTCGACCCAGTAGCCGACGTGCCCCGAGCACATCGAGCCCCAGGTGATCCCGGCGACCGTGAGCTGGCCGACGAGGTGGCCCTGGTACTCGATCACGAAGGGCAGCATCCGGCCCGCGTTCGCCTCGGCGCGCAGATGGCGGACCATCTGCCGGTAGGTGGGCCGCTGGGCGGGCGGGGCGCCGGGCGCGGGCGGCGGGATGGTCGCCTCCCAGGGCCGCAGCCACTCACGGTTGCGCCGGTTCACCTCGCGCCAGACCCGCTGGTCGCGCAGCTTTATGGGGCGGAGGAGCACCTCGCCGTCCGCCAGCTCGACCGGCCACGATGGGACGTTCAGCTTGGGCTCCCCACGGGTCTGGGGTGGTCGCCGCCCCGGATCTGGTCGACGGCGTGCAGCAGCAGCCGCTCCAGGACGGCCAGTCCGTCGCGGACGCCGCCGGTGGAGCCCGGCAGGTTCACGATCAGCGTGCGGCCGCCCGCGACCCCGGCGAGCCCGCGGGAGAGCGCGGCGGTCGGGACCTTCGCCAGGCCCTCGGCGCGGATCGCCTCCGGGATGCCGGGGACCTCGTAGTCGAGGACGCGGCGGGTGGCGTCGGGGGTGCGGTCGGTGGGCGAGATGCCGGTGCCGCCGGTGGTGACGATGACGTCGTAGCCGGCCGCGGTGCCCGCGCGCAGCGCCTGCTCCACGGGGTCGCCGTCGGGCACGACCAGCGGCCCGTCCACGGCGAAGCCGAGCCCGGCCAGGCCTTCGGCGAGGATCGGGCCGCCGCGGTCCGCGTACACCCCGGCCGCCGCGCGGTTGGAGGCGGTGACGACCAGCGCGGCGTACGGGGCCGCCAGCGCCCCGCCGAGCCCTGACGAGTCGCCGGGGAACGGCGGCGCGTTCTCCACTCCGGGGCGCTCCGGCGCGCTCACGGGGTGGCCCCGTCCGGCTCGGGGCGGGACCAGTCGCCCGACTTGCCGCCGGTCTTCTCCTCGACCCGTACGTCGGTGATGACGGCCGCCTTGTCCACGGCCTTGACCATGTCGACGACCGTCAGCGCGGCCACCGACACGGCGGTCAGCGCCTCCATCTCGACGCCGGTGCGGTCGGTGGTCTTCACCGTCGCCAGGATCTCCACGGCGTCGTCCGCGACCGTGAGCTCCAGCTTCACCCCGGACACCGCGAGCGGGTGGCAGAGCGGGATCAGGTCAGGGGTGCGCTTGGCACCCATGATCCCGGCGATCCGGGCGGTGGCCAGGGCGTCGCCCTTGGGCACGCCCTCGCCGCGCAGCAGCTCGATCACGCGCGGCGAGACGCGTACGCGCCCGCTCGCGCGCGCGGTGCGGGCCGTCACGTCCTTCTCGGAGACATCGACCATACGGGCCGCGCCCGCCTCGTCGATGTGCGTCAGCCTGCCTTGCGTACTCATGGTGTGGCGCTCCCGGTCCGGCCTGTGTGGGCAGACACGCTACCGCCACCCCGGCCCGGTCAGCCGAGCAGGACCACCTCCACTTCGGAGCCGGGCTCCACCGAAGTGACGTCCTCGGGAATGACGATCAGGCAGTCCGCCTGGGCGAGGGCGGCGATCAGATGCGATCCGGAGCCGCCGACCGGCGTGACGGCCGAGGCGTCCGCGTCGTAGGTCCCGCGCAGGAACTGGCGCCGGGCCGCCGGGGAGGTGAGCGCCTTGTCGGCCCTGAGCGCGGCACGCGCGCGTGGCCGGTGCACGTCGGGCAGGCCCATCAGGGTGCGGATGGCCGGGCGGACGAACAGCTCGAAGGAGACGTACGACGACACCGGGTTGCCCGGCAGGGCGAGCAGCGGGGTGTGGTCGGGGCCGATCGAGCCGAAGCCCTGGGGCTTGCCGGGCTGCATGGCGAGCTTGCGGAAGTCGATGCCGCCGCCCGGCTCGTCCTCGTCGCCCACCGAGGACAGCGCCTCCTTGACGACGTCGTACGCCCCCACGCTCACGCCGCCCGTGGTCACCAGCAGATCGGCGCGGATCAGCTGGTCCTCGACGGTGGCGCGCAGGGTCTCGGCGTCGTCGGTGACCGCGCCCACCCGGTAGGCGATCGCGCCCGCGTCGCGCGCGGCGGCGGCCAGCGCGAAGCTGTTGGAGTCGTAGATCTGGCCCTCGCTCAACTTCTCGCCGGGCTGGACGAGTTCGCTGCCGGTCGACAGGACGACCACGCGGGGGCGCGGGCGGACCTTCACGGTGCCGCGGCCGATCGCCGCGAGCAGGCCGATCTGGGGCGGGCCGAGCACGGTCCCGGCGGCCAGGGCCAGGTCGCCCGCCTGCACGTCGCTGCCGCGCGCGCGGACGTGGGCGCGGGCCTCGGCGGGCCGGTGCACCCGGACCTCGCCGCTCGCGCCCTCGGGCGCGTCACTGGCGGCGCGCATCCCGGTGGCCGCGCCGCCGCCCGTGCCGCCGTCGGTCCACTCGACCGGGACGACGGCCTCGGCGCCGGGCGGCAGCGGGGCACCGGTCATGATCCGGGCGGCCTCGCCGGGGCCGACGGACGGGAGCTCACCGCTGCCCGCGGCGACGTCGCCGATCACGGTGAGCACCGCGGGGAACTCCTCGCTGGCGCCCGCCACGTCCGCCACCCGCACCGCGTACCCGTCCATCGAGCTGTTGTCGAAGGGCGGCAGCGCGAGCGGCACCGTGACGTCCTCGACCAGGACGCAGCCCTGGGCGTCGGGCAGTTGCAGCTCGATGGGTTCGAGCGGCTCCACGGCGGCGAGGACGTCCTCCAGGTGCTCGTCGACCGACCAGATCGTGTTGCTCAAGGTGCCTGCATCTCCTCGGTCACGTAACTGCGAAGCCAGGCCTTGAAGTCGGGGCCCAGGTCTTCACGTTCGCACGCGAGTCTGACAATGGCCCGCAGATAGTCGCCGCGGTCGCCGGTGTCATAGCGGCGGCCCTTGAAGACCACGCCGTGCACCGGGCCGCCGACCTTCTCGTCGGCGGCCAGCTGCTGGAGCGCGTCGGTGAGCTGGATCTCGCCGCCGCGGCCCGGCTCGGTCTGGCGCAGTATCGAGAAGACCGCGGGGTCCAGCACGTACCGGCCGATGATGGCCAGGTTGCTGGGGGCGTCCGCCGGGTCGGGCTTCTCCACCAGGCCGGTGATCCGCACGACGTCGCCGTGGCCGGTGGGCTCGACGGCCGCGCAGCCGTACAGATGGATCTGGGACGGGTCGACCTCCATCAGGGCGATCACGCTGCCGCCCTCGCGCTCCTGGATCTCCACCATCCGGGAGAGCAGCGGGTCGCGCGCGTCGATGAGGTCGTCGCCGAGGAGCACCGCGAAGGGCTGCTCGCCGACGTGGGGCGCGGCGCACAGCACGGCGTGGCCCAGGCCCCTGGGGTCGCCCTGGCGCACGTAGTGCATGGCGGCCAGGTCGCTGGACTCCCGGACCTTGGCGAGCCGGGCCTCGTCGCCCTTGCGGGAGAGGGCCTCCTCCAGCTCGTAGTTGCGGTCGAAGTGATCCTCCAGGGGGCGCTTGTTGCGCCCCGTGATCATCAGTACGTCCGAGAGGCCGGCGGCGACCGCCTCCTCGACCACGTACTGGATCGCGGGCTTGTCGACGACCGGCAGCATCTCCTTGGGCGTGGCCTTGGTGGCCGGCAGGAACCGGGTGCCGAGGCCTGCCGCCGGGATGACAGCCTTGGTGATCCGTGGGGGCGACTGAGTCATGCGCAGCACACTAACCGCTGCGTATGGGCGGAAGATTATCCTCCGGTTAATTCGCTCTCATAAACAGGCATTTGAGGGGATTGTGAAAACACTGTGAGTGATGATGCAGCCGAAAAGGCCCTCTTGCGCGGGGAACTCCTGGGTGCCCGGCGCCTCCTGACGGAGGACGACGTCCGCTTGGCGGCCCAGGCGCTGGCCCGCCATGCGCTCGGACTCCCCGAGCTCGCGGCGGCCGGCACCGTCGCCGCGTACGTCTCGGTGGGGCGCGAGCCGGGCACGCGCGCGCTGCTCGACGCGCTGCGCACGCGTGGTGTGCGCGTCCTGCTGCCCGTACTGCAATCGGACAATGACCTGGACTGGGCGCACTACGAGGGCGCGGACCGGCTCGAACCGGCCGGGCGGGGGCTGCTGGAGCCGTCCGGGCCCCGGCTCGGCCCGGACGCCGTCCTCGGCGCCGACACCGTGCTGCTGCCCGGCCTCGCCGTCGACGCGCGCGGGATGCGCCTGGGCCGGGGCGGCGGCTCGTACGACCGGGTGCTCGCCCGGATCGCGGCGGCGGGCCGCCACCCCGCGCGCGTGGTGCTCCTCTACGCGAACGAGGTGGTCGCCCGGGTCCCGGAGGAACCGCACGACCACCCCGTCCACGCGGTGGTCACCCCGCAGGGCGTGACCCGCTTCACGGCCTGAGAGCCTGATTCGAGAACAGGCTCCCGGCCTCGGCTCACTTCGTGAGCGTCAGCGTGTCCACCGTCGAGGCGCCGACCGCCTTGGCGCTGAACGACCAGTCCAGCTGCTCGCCCTTGGCCCACTTGCCGGTCTGGTCCGAGTAGTGCGCGCTGTAGGCGTGGCCGGAGGCGCCGGTGAGGTTGATCCACTTCGACTTGTCGAAGTCCTTCAGGTTCACCACCATCCGCATCGACGGCACCCACGTGACCGAGTAGTCGCCGCCGCCCGCGTTCCAGCCCGTCGCGTTGACCGCCGCCTCGCCGCCGCCCAGGTTCCACGGGCCGCGGTTGAGGAGGAACTG encodes the following:
- a CDS encoding GNAT family N-acetyltransferase, producing the protein MNIRTRGYDHPDAVKLDDQVQLEYIERYTDEGDATPLDASMFVPPNGLYLIAYDEDERPVATGGWRTQDKNDQGYSDGDAELKRMYVIPQARGLGLARRILALLEDDARAAGRTRMVLETGDQQPEAIALYASSGYSPCEKFGHYRFHDNSICYAKPLVP
- a CDS encoding WXG100 family type VII secretion target; translation: MSDDKLPEPSQLPLSPDELKRHHSEWAAGVTKAPPADSYVDPLTPVFPQPGPPLTGSPLLKPPLQGPSLQGPPLGGSPFLKPPVQGPPQDALRIAPGVLTAAAGRADEIHTDFTKPAAALEDPAQKASAAMDGWESAKAIRTAGTQWEKQAGTVAGWLARISESLRVGARDYHATDHAVDESLRGIAPRRSKLEGL
- the glpR gene encoding gephyrin-like molybdotransferase receptor GlpR gives rise to the protein MSSSGLIYAVIVGAWAAYLVPMWLRRQDELNEARPTERFSTAIRLLSGRSAMERRYAKELRQRGSGDPAADADPDAPTESLGDPAKGVDVRDFAVPRQHPTGAGAQRPGGREEPRPQGARPEDPHRDESRPEQSHSEQSRPEPSRSEERRGGERRGDERPGGARQGDGRRRDGRSADAAERARRARRSAVLARRRRTTVILFLAFTLGTVVAAVGGLAFLWAPAVPAVLLSAYIVHLRARERRRFAFVMDRRRAEAAAARLRERQPRRQPAPVAETEDEPEAHPAPEPEPVVSPQEADRRALVEQTDHAEWVDQQRERGPERGDSWEPVPVPLPTYVTAPVAPRATGSIDLGAPDTWSSARSSTADPTAVAPPAPRRRTSQSGRRTPLFDQYADDDRPRAANE
- a CDS encoding GNAT family N-acetyltransferase encodes the protein MNVPSWPVELADGEVLLRPIKLRDQRVWREVNRRNREWLRPWEATIPPPAPGAPPAQRPTYRQMVRHLRAEANAGRMLPFVIEYQGHLVGQLTVAGITWGSMCSGHVGYWVDRDVAGRGVMPTAVALATDYCFRTVGLHRMEVCIRPENGPSRRVVEKLGFREEGLRPRYLHIDGGWRDHLVYALTAEEVPEGLLHRWKQARRAHHEK
- a CDS encoding molybdenum cofactor biosynthesis protein B produces the protein MENAPPFPGDSSGLGGALAAPYAALVVTASNRAAAGVYADRGGPILAEGLAGLGFAVDGPLVVPDGDPVEQALRAGTAAGYDVIVTTGGTGISPTDRTPDATRRVLDYEVPGIPEAIRAEGLAKVPTAALSRGLAGVAGGRTLIVNLPGSTGGVRDGLAVLERLLLHAVDQIRGGDHPRPVGSPS
- the moaC gene encoding cyclic pyranopterin monophosphate synthase MoaC; translated protein: MSTQGRLTHIDEAGAARMVDVSEKDVTARTARASGRVRVSPRVIELLRGEGVPKGDALATARIAGIMGAKRTPDLIPLCHPLAVSGVKLELTVADDAVEILATVKTTDRTGVEMEALTAVSVAALTVVDMVKAVDKAAVITDVRVEEKTGGKSGDWSRPEPDGATP
- the glp gene encoding gephyrin-like molybdotransferase Glp; the encoded protein is MSNTIWSVDEHLEDVLAAVEPLEPIELQLPDAQGCVLVEDVTVPLALPPFDNSSMDGYAVRVADVAGASEEFPAVLTVIGDVAAGSGELPSVGPGEAARIMTGAPLPPGAEAVVPVEWTDGGTGGGAATGMRAASDAPEGASGEVRVHRPAEARAHVRARGSDVQAGDLALAAGTVLGPPQIGLLAAIGRGTVKVRPRPRVVVLSTGSELVQPGEKLSEGQIYDSNSFALAAAARDAGAIAYRVGAVTDDAETLRATVEDQLIRADLLVTTGGVSVGAYDVVKEALSSVGDEDEPGGGIDFRKLAMQPGKPQGFGSIGPDHTPLLALPGNPVSSYVSFELFVRPAIRTLMGLPDVHRPRARAALRADKALTSPAARRQFLRGTYDADASAVTPVGGSGSHLIAALAQADCLIVIPEDVTSVEPGSEVEVVLLG
- the galU gene encoding UTP--glucose-1-phosphate uridylyltransferase GalU; its protein translation is MTQSPPRITKAVIPAAGLGTRFLPATKATPKEMLPVVDKPAIQYVVEEAVAAGLSDVLMITGRNKRPLEDHFDRNYELEEALSRKGDEARLAKVRESSDLAAMHYVRQGDPRGLGHAVLCAAPHVGEQPFAVLLGDDLIDARDPLLSRMVEIQEREGGSVIALMEVDPSQIHLYGCAAVEPTGHGDVVRITGLVEKPDPADAPSNLAIIGRYVLDPAVFSILRQTEPGRGGEIQLTDALQQLAADEKVGGPVHGVVFKGRRYDTGDRGDYLRAIVRLACEREDLGPDFKAWLRSYVTEEMQAP
- a CDS encoding 5-formyltetrahydrofolate cyclo-ligase translates to MSDDAAEKALLRGELLGARRLLTEDDVRLAAQALARHALGLPELAAAGTVAAYVSVGREPGTRALLDALRTRGVRVLLPVLQSDNDLDWAHYEGADRLEPAGRGLLEPSGPRLGPDAVLGADTVLLPGLAVDARGMRLGRGGGSYDRVLARIAAAGRHPARVVLLYANEVVARVPEEPHDHPVHAVVTPQGVTRFTA